One genomic segment of Profundibacter amoris includes these proteins:
- a CDS encoding phosphatase domain-containing protein, translated as MKQTVIFDIDGTLADIRHRRGFLDGDRPDWNRFNAAMGDDTPNVPVVTLYKSLWETGQFDMVLASGRNEKHRAVTKQWLIWNEIPFGRILMRADKDNRADHIIKKEILDLLLAEGRQIAFTVDDRQQVVDMWRRNGITCLQCDVGDF; from the coding sequence GTGAAACAGACCGTAATTTTCGACATCGACGGCACCCTTGCCGACATCCGCCACCGGCGCGGATTTCTGGACGGGGATCGTCCGGACTGGAACCGGTTCAACGCGGCAATGGGGGATGACACCCCGAATGTGCCGGTGGTGACCCTGTATAAATCCCTGTGGGAAACGGGGCAGTTTGATATGGTGCTGGCCTCGGGTCGCAATGAAAAGCACCGCGCGGTTACCAAACAATGGCTGATCTGGAATGAAATACCGTTTGGACGCATATTGATGCGGGCGGACAAGGACAACCGCGCAGATCACATCATCAAAAAGGAAATTCTGGATTTGCTGCTGGCCGAGGGACGCCAGATCGCGTTCACCGTGGATGATCGCCAACAGGTCGTCGATATGTGGCGGCGCAACGGGATCACCTGTTTGCAATGCGATGTGGGGGATTTCTGA
- the istA gene encoding IS21 family transposase encodes MAFKIDPPVLLTSAYLGAENDQVILMESAAKIRRLVLRDGRSIRSVSRSTGLSRNTIKKYLNDATPPRYQRSQPPVRHKLQGFEDRLRSLFEQDQKRARRERRTAVKLYEQLVEEGYAGSYSPVCRFVKALKADGSEILHAYIPLHFKAGDALQFDWSEEHVVLGGVEQKIKVAHFRLCHSRKPFIVAYPGESQEMVLDAFVRALSFYGGVPRRVIIDNPKS; translated from the coding sequence TTGGCGTTTAAAATTGACCCACCTGTTTTGTTAACATCCGCGTATTTGGGCGCGGAGAATGATCAGGTGATATTAATGGAAAGTGCAGCAAAGATCCGTCGTTTGGTTTTGCGAGATGGACGAAGCATCCGGTCTGTGAGCCGGAGCACGGGTTTATCCCGTAATACGATCAAGAAGTATTTGAACGATGCAACGCCGCCGCGTTATCAGCGCAGTCAACCACCGGTTCGGCACAAGTTACAGGGTTTTGAAGACCGCCTACGCAGCCTTTTTGAGCAAGATCAGAAACGGGCCCGCCGAGAACGGCGTACCGCTGTTAAGCTTTATGAGCAGTTGGTTGAAGAGGGATATGCCGGTTCATATTCTCCGGTTTGTCGATTTGTCAAAGCGCTGAAGGCAGATGGATCAGAAATACTGCATGCCTATATTCCCTTGCATTTTAAAGCAGGAGATGCGTTGCAATTTGACTGGAGTGAGGAGCACGTTGTTCTGGGCGGCGTTGAGCAAAAGATCAAAGTTGCGCATTTTCGCCTGTGTCATAGCCGCAAACCTTTCATTGTGGCTTATCCGGGTGAATCTCAGGAGATGGTGCTGGATGCATTTGTGCGCGCATTATCGTTTTACGGCGGAGTGCCGCGTCGGGTAATTATCGACAATCCAAAGAGTTGA
- a CDS encoding adenosylcobalamin-dependent ribonucleoside-diphosphate reductase, translated as MSRFSAPIAEQIWDMKYRLKGRDGKVMDESVEDTWRRIARALAKGDDAPEAREGEFYDALQDFKFLPAGRITAGAGTGRAVTMFNCFVMGTIPDDMGGIFDMLKEAALTMQQGGGIGYDFSTIRPKGADVKGVGADASGPISFMDVWDAMCRTIMSAGSRRGAMMAVMRCDHPDIQDFITAKRDPARLRMFNLSVLVTDDFMQAVKDDGPWDLKFNDTVYHTLKARDLWNQIIQSTYDFAEPGVIFIDRINAMNNLSYCETIAATNPCGEQPLPPYGACLLGSVNLARLVNDPFEENARLDETALDDLVRTAVRMMDNVIDTSRFPLEAQAQEAHAKRRIGLGVTGLADALLMVGLRYGSDQAAQQTEEWMKQIARAAYLASVDLAKEKGAFPLFDADKYLASGTMQMMDDDVRDAIRKYGIRNALLTSIAPTGTISLYAGNVSSGIEPVFAYAYTRKVLQNDGTRTEEEVVDYAVQLWREKFGDKELPDYFVNAQTLAPLDHVKMQAAAQKWVDSSISKTINCPEDISFADFQDVYMQAWDSGCKGCTTYRPNDVTGSVLTVSETSDKTPEADTGADVVYLSEPLDRPKELEGNTYKLKWPESEHAIYITVNDLVVNGHRRPFEVFINSKNMEHFAWTVALTRMISAVFRRGGDVSFVVEELKAVFDPRGGAWMEGKYVPSILAAIGGVIERHMIHTGFIEGEGMGLKSDPHAQVVNLDAPRGQACPKCGQYDLRMVEGCMTCGSCGHSKCG; from the coding sequence ATGAGCCGTTTCTCTGCGCCAATCGCCGAACAAATCTGGGATATGAAGTATCGCCTGAAGGGTCGCGATGGCAAAGTAATGGACGAATCGGTCGAGGATACATGGCGCAGGATTGCCCGCGCCTTGGCCAAAGGCGATGACGCCCCCGAGGCGCGCGAGGGCGAATTCTACGACGCCTTGCAGGATTTCAAATTCCTGCCTGCTGGCCGGATCACCGCAGGGGCGGGCACGGGCCGCGCCGTGACAATGTTCAACTGTTTCGTCATGGGCACGATCCCCGACGATATGGGCGGCATTTTCGACATGTTGAAAGAGGCCGCGCTAACCATGCAGCAGGGCGGTGGCATCGGCTATGATTTTTCCACCATCCGGCCCAAGGGCGCGGATGTGAAGGGGGTGGGGGCCGATGCCTCGGGTCCGATTTCCTTCATGGATGTGTGGGACGCGATGTGCCGTACCATCATGTCCGCCGGATCGCGACGCGGGGCGATGATGGCGGTCATGCGCTGTGACCACCCCGATATTCAGGATTTCATCACCGCCAAACGCGACCCCGCGCGCCTGCGCATGTTCAACCTGTCGGTGCTGGTGACGGATGATTTCATGCAAGCGGTCAAGGATGATGGCCCGTGGGATTTGAAATTCAACGACACGGTGTATCACACACTGAAGGCACGGGATTTGTGGAACCAGATCATCCAGTCCACCTATGATTTCGCCGAACCCGGGGTGATTTTCATCGACCGGATCAACGCGATGAACAACCTGTCCTATTGCGAAACCATCGCCGCGACCAACCCTTGCGGTGAACAACCTTTGCCGCCCTATGGCGCGTGCCTGCTGGGGTCGGTGAACCTTGCGCGGCTGGTCAATGATCCGTTCGAGGAAAACGCACGGCTGGACGAAACAGCGCTGGACGATCTGGTGCGCACGGCGGTGCGGATGATGGACAATGTGATCGATACCAGCCGCTTTCCGCTAGAGGCGCAGGCGCAAGAGGCCCATGCCAAGCGGCGGATCGGCCTTGGTGTAACCGGCCTTGCCGATGCGCTGTTGATGGTGGGCTTGCGGTATGGCTCGGATCAGGCGGCGCAACAGACCGAAGAGTGGATGAAACAGATCGCGCGGGCCGCTTATCTGGCCTCGGTTGATCTGGCTAAAGAGAAGGGCGCCTTCCCGCTGTTTGACGCAGATAAATATCTGGCCAGCGGTACCATGCAGATGATGGATGACGATGTGCGCGATGCAATCCGCAAATACGGTATCCGCAACGCGCTGCTGACCTCGATCGCCCCGACCGGTACAATCAGCCTTTATGCCGGCAATGTCAGTTCCGGCATCGAGCCAGTGTTCGCCTATGCCTACACCCGCAAGGTGCTGCAAAACGACGGCACCCGCACCGAGGAAGAAGTGGTCGATTACGCCGTGCAGCTGTGGCGCGAGAAATTCGGGGACAAGGAATTGCCCGACTATTTCGTCAACGCTCAAACACTGGCCCCGCTGGATCACGTCAAAATGCAGGCGGCGGCGCAGAAATGGGTGGACAGTTCGATCTCGAAAACCATTAACTGCCCCGAAGATATCAGTTTTGCCGATTTTCAGGACGTCTATATGCAGGCCTGGGACAGCGGCTGTAAGGGGTGCACCACCTACCGGCCCAATGATGTGACCGGCTCGGTTCTGACGGTCAGCGAAACGTCTGACAAGACACCCGAGGCCGATACCGGCGCCGATGTGGTCTATCTATCCGAACCGCTGGACCGGCCCAAAGAGCTGGAAGGCAATACCTACAAGCTGAAATGGCCCGAGAGCGAACACGCGATCTATATCACCGTGAACGATCTGGTGGTGAACGGGCACAGACGGCCGTTCGAGGTGTTCATCAACTCGAAAAACATGGAGCATTTCGCCTGGACGGTGGCCCTGACGCGGATGATTTCAGCGGTGTTCCGGCGCGGGGGGGATGTTTCCTTTGTGGTTGAGGAGCTAAAGGCCGTGTTCGATCCGCGTGGCGGGGCGTGGATGGAGGGCAAATATGTGCCGTCCATTCTGGCTGCGATTGGCGGGGTGATCGAACGGCACATGATCCACACCGGATTTATCGAGGGCGAAGGCATGGGCCTGAAATCGGACCCGCACGCGCAAGTCGTCAATCTGGACGCACCGCGCGGACAGGCCTGTCCGAAATGCGGGCAGTATGATTTGCGGATGGTTGAAGGCTGCATGACCTGCGGCAGTTGCGGGCACAGCAAATGCGGTTAA
- a CDS encoding DUF1489 family protein, with protein sequence MVGKTINLVKLSVGIDSVEHLQTYRARILREGGPKHPRHITRMWPRREKELLNGGSIYWVIKGVIQCRQRVIRLDEVIGEDGIRRCAIVMDPEIIRTQSAVRRPFQGWRYLEPADSPADLGKGAVAGDDLPVELMSALADIGVR encoded by the coding sequence ATGGTGGGCAAAACCATAAATCTGGTGAAACTCAGCGTCGGGATCGACTCGGTCGAGCACCTGCAAACCTATCGCGCCCGTATCCTGCGCGAGGGCGGACCAAAGCATCCGCGCCACATCACGCGCATGTGGCCGCGGCGCGAAAAGGAACTGCTGAACGGTGGCTCGATCTACTGGGTGATCAAGGGGGTGATCCAGTGCCGTCAACGGGTTATCCGGCTGGACGAGGTGATCGGCGAGGACGGTATCCGCCGGTGCGCCATCGTGATGGATCCGGAAATCATCCGCACCCAGTCCGCCGTGCGCCGCCCGTTTCAGGGCTGGCGTTATCTGGAACCGGCCGACAGCCCTGCTGATCTGGGTAAGGGAGCGGTTGCCGGGGATGATCTGCCGGTGGAGCTGATGTCGGCGCTGGCGGATATCGGGGTTAGGTAA
- a CDS encoding MalY/PatB family protein has translation MTDNRERTDFDEEIDRRAVPALKVHPMVLGEGGEGLFAAGVADMDFKAPQVVRDAMQARLDHGVFGYEAVPGGLYPALCNWQKNRHGWALDQAHILRAPNVLNILAIAASLFTDAGGGIIVQPPVFFDFYDVVQENGRVVVENPLILRDGRYCMDFENLEALVADPRNKMLYLCNPHNPVGRVWTRDELRKLGDICARHGVLVVSDEIHGDVTFAGHDYTPFASLGADYAQNVIIALSPAKSFNIAACCSAFAVIADEDRRKAFQVENSRLTVNKNNSFASVAMLAAYRDGGPWLKDVMEYIAGNLALMRDRLAGIDGVELIEPEGTFLAWLDFRALGLSPDELTTFLRQKAGWAVTRGQAFGKQGEGFARVNIACTRARLEKALERLVKSLREE, from the coding sequence ATGACGGACAATCGCGAGCGGACGGATTTTGACGAGGAAATCGACCGGCGCGCTGTTCCGGCGTTGAAGGTCCATCCGATGGTGCTGGGCGAGGGTGGCGAGGGCCTGTTTGCTGCCGGTGTGGCCGACATGGATTTCAAAGCCCCGCAGGTGGTGCGCGATGCAATGCAGGCGCGGCTGGATCACGGGGTTTTCGGTTACGAGGCTGTGCCCGGGGGGCTGTATCCGGCACTATGTAACTGGCAGAAAAACCGCCACGGCTGGGCGCTGGATCAGGCCCATATCCTGCGCGCGCCCAATGTGCTGAACATCCTTGCGATTGCCGCGTCCCTGTTCACGGATGCGGGGGGCGGGATCATCGTTCAGCCACCCGTGTTCTTCGATTTCTACGATGTGGTGCAGGAAAACGGGCGGGTTGTGGTGGAAAATCCGCTGATCCTGCGGGATGGCCGGTATTGTATGGATTTTGAAAATCTGGAGGCTTTAGTCGCTGATCCACGCAACAAAATGTTGTATTTGTGTAATCCCCACAACCCCGTTGGACGGGTCTGGACGCGGGATGAGCTGCGGAAACTGGGGGATATCTGCGCACGGCACGGGGTACTGGTTGTGTCGGATGAAATTCACGGCGATGTGACTTTTGCGGGACATGACTACACGCCCTTTGCCAGTCTTGGGGCGGATTACGCACAAAATGTGATCATCGCTTTGTCACCGGCCAAAAGCTTTAATATCGCCGCCTGTTGCTCGGCCTTTGCGGTAATTGCGGATGAGGACAGGCGCAAGGCGTTTCAGGTGGAGAACAGCCGCCTGACGGTGAACAAGAACAACAGCTTTGCCTCGGTCGCGATGCTGGCGGCTTATCGCGATGGCGGGCCGTGGTTGAAGGACGTGATGGAATATATCGCGGGCAATCTGGCACTGATGCGGGACCGGCTGGCGGGCATTGACGGGGTGGAATTGATTGAGCCGGAAGGCACATTTCTGGCGTGGCTGGATTTTCGCGCCCTTGGGCTGTCGCCGGATGAGTTAACCACGTTCCTGCGGCAAAAGGCAGGCTGGGCGGTGACGCGCGGGCAGGCATTCGGCAAACAGGGTGAAGGGTTTGCACGGGTGAATATCGCCTGCACGCGGGCGCGGCTGGAAAAGGCGCTGGAACGTTTGGTGAAAAGCCTGCGGGAAGAATAG
- the hisG gene encoding ATP phosphoribosyltransferase yields the protein MTVKLGVPSKGRLMEKTFDWFGKRGVGLRRTGSDREYAAAVDGVTGVELVLLSAGEIPRELAAGRIHLGVTGSDLVREKLAAWDTQVEEVQLMGFGHADLIIAVPNCWVDVDTLDDLDAAAAAFRATHGFRMRIATKYHRLVREFLRDQGVADYQLVDSQGATEGTVKNETAEAVADITSSGETLRANHLKILTDGLVHKSQATLFRSRKAALSDTDRDTLTEFLGKLT from the coding sequence ATGACTGTGAAACTGGGCGTGCCCTCGAAAGGGCGCTTGATGGAGAAAACCTTTGACTGGTTCGGCAAACGCGGCGTGGGCCTGCGCCGCACCGGATCGGACCGCGAATATGCGGCGGCCGTGGACGGGGTAACGGGTGTGGAACTGGTGCTATTGTCTGCCGGCGAAATCCCGCGTGAACTGGCGGCAGGACGGATCCATCTGGGGGTCACCGGCTCGGACCTTGTGCGCGAGAAACTGGCGGCCTGGGATACGCAGGTTGAAGAAGTGCAACTGATGGGATTCGGCCACGCCGATCTGATCATCGCGGTGCCCAACTGCTGGGTAGATGTGGATACGCTGGACGATCTGGATGCTGCCGCAGCAGCGTTTCGCGCCACGCACGGGTTCCGGATGCGGATTGCCACGAAATACCACCGGCTGGTGCGGGAATTCCTGCGCGATCAGGGGGTGGCGGATTATCAACTGGTCGATAGTCAGGGCGCAACCGAAGGCACGGTGAAAAACGAAACCGCCGAGGCGGTGGCGGATATTACATCCTCGGGGGAAACCCTGCGGGCCAACCATCTGAAAATTCTGACCGATGGTCTGGTACATAAATCGCAAGCGACATTGTTTCGCTCGCGCAAGGCGGCATTGTCGGATACGGACAGGGATACGTTAACGGAATTTCTGGGAAAACTGACCTGA
- a CDS encoding ATP phosphoribosyltransferase regulatory subunit, which translates to MTPKAKARTQAARILEFFEAQGARRVETDILQPARVLLDLYGEDIRARAYVTSDALRGEQMLRPDFTVPVVQMHMEHGAEPARYTYAGEVFRRQEEDISRPSEFMQVGYEVFEREKPAAADAEVFALFQQVLAPLGLRAATGDMGILMAAVRGLSTTERRKAALLRHIWRPRRFRALLDRYTGKAKPPATRVALLQAEDALEGAGPFIGLRSKSEITARIDALREDAATPPISEAEAGILDDILSLREKSHNVLERLRDISVDLPAIAGAVDMMDARLTALDARGVDVQALDFEGSYGRTTLEYYDGFVFGFYAEARPDLPAVASGGRYDALTSVLGQGRSIPAVGGVIRPELVLELGGAL; encoded by the coding sequence ATGACACCCAAGGCAAAAGCACGCACACAGGCGGCGCGGATTCTAGAGTTTTTTGAAGCACAGGGCGCACGGCGGGTGGAAACCGACATTCTGCAACCGGCCCGTGTTCTGCTGGACCTTTACGGCGAGGATATTCGCGCCCGCGCCTATGTGACCTCGGACGCGCTGCGCGGGGAACAGATGCTGCGCCCCGATTTCACCGTGCCGGTGGTGCAGATGCACATGGAACACGGCGCCGAGCCGGCCCGCTATACCTATGCAGGCGAGGTTTTCCGGCGGCAAGAGGAGGATATTTCCCGCCCCAGCGAATTCATGCAGGTGGGCTACGAAGTGTTCGAGCGCGAAAAGCCCGCCGCCGCCGATGCCGAGGTTTTCGCCCTGTTTCAGCAAGTCCTTGCCCCGCTTGGCCTGCGGGCGGCAACGGGGGATATGGGTATCCTGATGGCTGCCGTGCGCGGGCTGTCGACGACCGAACGGCGCAAGGCTGCATTGCTGCGCCATATCTGGCGGCCCAGACGGTTTCGCGCGCTGCTGGATCGCTATACCGGCAAGGCAAAACCGCCCGCAACACGGGTGGCCTTGTTGCAGGCGGAGGACGCACTGGAAGGGGCGGGGCCGTTTATCGGTTTGCGCTCAAAATCCGAGATTACGGCGCGGATTGACGCCTTGCGCGAAGATGCCGCCACCCCGCCGATTTCCGAGGCCGAGGCGGGCATACTGGACGATATCCTGAGCCTGCGGGAAAAATCCCACAATGTGCTGGAACGGCTGCGGGATATTTCGGTCGATCTGCCCGCCATTGCCGGTGCGGTGGATATGATGGACGCCCGCCTGACCGCGCTGGATGCGCGCGGGGTCGATGTGCAGGCCCTTGATTTCGAAGGCTCATACGGGCGCACCACGCTGGAATATTACGACGGGTTTGTGTTCGGATTTTACGCCGAAGCGCGCCCCGACCTGCCGGCGGTGGCCAGCGGCGGGCGCTACGATGCGCTGACCAGCGTGCTGGGGCAGGGGCGCAGTATTCCGGCTGTAGGCGGGGTGATCCGCCCGGAACTGGTGCTGGAACTGGGGGGCGCGCTATGA
- the hisS gene encoding histidine--tRNA ligase has translation MAKVKKQPRPKALPPKGFRDYFGEDVAERKEMLDRIAAVYHRYGFEALESSAVETVEALGKFLPDVDRPNEGVFAWQEDEKDWLALRYDLTAPLARVYAQYRNDLPTPYRRFAMGPVWRNEKPGPGRFRQFYQCDADTVGSASMAADAEICAMLADTLETVGIPRGDYIIRVNNRKVLNGVLEVMGLEEGPARDDVLRTIDKFDKVGEAGVRELLGKGRLDASGAYIDGVGLSVDQAEPVIAFLTSKAADTAGTLANLRAAVGDSVTGKEGIAELEQIADLLAAQGYGPDRIEIDPSVVRGLGYYTGPVYEAELTFEITDEKGRKQQFGSVAGGGRYDDLVKRFTGQAVPATGISIGVDRLLAALRAKGRTAGKSLGPVVVTVMDRDRMADYQAMVAELRNAGIRAEVYLGNPKNFGNQLKYADKRNSPVAVIEGGDEKERGVVQIKDLVLGAKIAENATLEEWKSLPSQYEVPRGDLLAKVREIIALHEGG, from the coding sequence ATGGCCAAAGTGAAAAAACAGCCCCGCCCAAAGGCGCTTCCGCCCAAAGGCTTTCGCGACTATTTCGGCGAAGACGTGGCCGAACGCAAAGAGATGCTCGACCGGATCGCGGCTGTTTACCATCGCTACGGCTTCGAGGCGCTGGAGAGTTCGGCGGTGGAAACCGTCGAGGCGCTGGGCAAGTTCCTGCCCGATGTGGACCGCCCCAACGAGGGTGTGTTCGCCTGGCAGGAGGACGAAAAGGACTGGCTGGCGCTGCGCTATGATCTGACCGCCCCGCTGGCGCGGGTCTATGCGCAGTATCGCAATGATCTGCCGACACCTTATCGGCGCTTTGCCATGGGGCCTGTCTGGCGCAATGAAAAGCCGGGGCCTGGGCGGTTTCGCCAGTTTTATCAATGCGATGCGGATACGGTGGGGTCGGCCAGCATGGCCGCGGACGCCGAGATTTGCGCGATGCTGGCTGACACCCTGGAAACCGTGGGAATTCCGCGTGGCGACTACATCATCCGGGTGAACAACCGCAAGGTTCTGAACGGGGTGCTCGAGGTGATGGGGCTGGAAGAAGGCCCTGCGCGTGACGACGTTCTGCGCACCATCGACAAGTTCGACAAGGTGGGCGAAGCGGGCGTGCGCGAATTGCTGGGCAAGGGACGGCTGGATGCCTCGGGCGCCTATATCGACGGGGTGGGCCTGTCGGTGGATCAGGCCGAGCCGGTGATTGCGTTTCTGACCTCGAAAGCGGCCGATACGGCGGGCACTCTGGCCAACCTGCGCGCTGCTGTGGGGGATAGTGTTACCGGCAAAGAAGGCATCGCGGAACTGGAGCAGATCGCCGATCTGCTGGCAGCGCAGGGCTATGGCCCTGACCGGATCGAGATCGACCCCTCGGTGGTGCGTGGCCTTGGCTATTATACCGGTCCGGTTTACGAGGCCGAACTGACCTTTGAAATCACCGATGAAAAGGGGCGCAAGCAACAATTCGGCTCGGTTGCTGGCGGCGGGCGCTATGATGATCTGGTCAAACGCTTTACCGGTCAGGCCGTGCCCGCAACCGGCATCTCCATCGGTGTTGACCGCCTGCTGGCGGCCCTGCGTGCCAAGGGGCGGACGGCGGGCAAATCGCTTGGCCCTGTGGTTGTGACCGTGATGGACCGCGACCGGATGGCGGATTATCAGGCAATGGTGGCCGAACTGCGCAATGCCGGTATCCGTGCCGAGGTCTATCTGGGAAACCCGAAAAATTTCGGCAATCAGTTGAAATACGCGGACAAGCGCAATTCCCCCGTTGCCGTGATCGAGGGCGGGGATGAAAAGGAACGCGGCGTGGTGCAGATCAAGGATTTGGTTCTGGGCGCGAAAATCGCCGAAAACGCCACGTTGGAGGAATGGAAATCGCTGCCCTCGCAATACGAGGTACCGCGCGGCGATCTGCTGGCCAAAGTGCGCGAGATCATCGCCTTGCACGAGGGCGGGTAG